The window GGAAACTACAAACTAGTACTGTAGTACTTACTCCCTTTGATTCCAAACCTAAGGTCGTTTTATGATTCTGTCCTGTCACACTTTTTAAATTTGGcccatcaatacatgaaaagtTACTTAGGTTCAAAACATATGGTTGATGCTATGCTACAATATTCATCATGGAGAATACTTTCATAATATATAATTCACTATTTAAAATGGTATACTTTTACTAAAGCTGCAAGTGTCATTGGATCTATATTTGGAATCAGAGGGAGTAATAGAGAGGTGCCTGCTTTTTTGCCCAAAATACTGCATCTCTTGCGCATCTGTTGTGTTCATAGTATCTTGAGGATTAGTATTGGCTGGTGGCTGCTGGCTTCAGACTTCTGAGAGAAATTGCAATTACTTGCCAGAAGAATTAAATTGGGACACATTTGCAATGTATGATTTGGTTTTGATTGAATTCTGCAGCTAGAGATGTGATCTCGTATGGAGTGGCTTCAGCTAGTTCATCATGGAGCACTGCAAATGCTCTAGGCAAGGGCTACTTGGCTAGGGTACATGACCATGGGCAAAAGCGTCGCATGGCAATAGTATCTGTGGTTGGTTAGCAAActtcttagtgtagcctacctTTCTCAGTACCTCCTAGTGTGATTTGCTTTAAATCAATAAATTTTCATTTGCATCGTTATTTCTGGTTTATTAGCAATATATCATGAAAGAAATGGCGCGGTAAATGTTGAATTGTGGAGAGTGAGCCAAGTTAATCTGTGCATTATAAAAACTCAGAGGAGAAAGTAGAAATTTTAAGCCTATAAATCTTCAATTTGCATACTGGTGTCTCTCTCACTGGACACCTGTTGACTCTATATTATGCTTGACGTGACATGCATATTACAGTCCTCAAAAGTGCTAGGTATGTTCGCATGATCATTAAAAATCTGGTTTTTTAGCAGTATATCATAAATTCATAAtcataaaagaaaaaacaaatgaGCAACGAATGTTGAATTGCAGAGAGTGTGCCAAGTCAATCTGTGCATATAACTCCATGCTACACCAAATTAATTTCACACAGTGATAATTCCTGACTGTTCTGACATGCAGCTCCTGCGCATTTGAGAAACATAATACACGTGCTCTGATAATGGCTTCTGAGAAACTAAATTTCACTATGACTTCATTGCAAGTTTTCTACATACGTTGTGTTGCGAGAGCTCATTCTTTACAAGTGAATTTAGCTTGCAGCTTGTTTGACCCACTAACATATTGTTTCCTTCTTCCTAGATTGGAAGAAAATCAAGGACTAGAGAAACGGTTGTCCCTGACCCCGACTATAGGTTACCAATTGCTATACTTGGTGAGCTCTGAAGTTAGTAAGTAGAACATCTCTTAGCATGTACTTATTACAGCAACAGAAGAAGATGGCAAGTGTTTAGCATGGTTATTAAGTGATTTAACAACAGCTATTGTCCAAACGCAGGGATTGCTGGTGCTTTTGCATATGCAGACAATCTTTTGGCTGCTGCTCCTGTAGGACTGCTGGGGCTTCTTCTTTTGTTCCAGGTCAGCATACCCTAACCAGGCTGCTTTTGGAGTTCAAATCATCTATTTGATTCATGCTGATCACATAATATCAGAGGATTATATTGTTTCTAAGAGCATGTGCAAGTTAACTCATGGagtatataaatattttttttcgagGGCATATATTACAACATTTTAGTTAAACCAATTTCTCTACTATAGTTCTATATTATGTATTATTTGCGCAGACATCCATGTGTTTCTCTCATTCCTGCTATCAGCAACATAACAATTCAACTCAGCACTCTTGACTGTATCATTTTTAAGGAACCTGAGTATCTCactattaaatataaaaataaggaatTTGATATATCCTCAGTCCCATGTGTGTTTTTAACTATGATTTAGTTGGTTTCTAATGTTGGCTGTGCTGCATTCTTTCTCTGCAGACTACAAGAGTGAGGTTCGTCTTTGATAATGAAGCCCTGGTTCGTACCCTGTACTTTTCTTATCTTAGGAGCAAAATGAATATTTGAAAGTATGCCAGTCAACTCATGAAAATGTCTTCGAGAACTTTTTGCTGGCTTGCATGACGCAAATACATAAAACGTTTTTTTGGAGAGAAAAAATATGAACCAGGTTGTGTAATATGAACCAGGTTGTGTAACTCTGTGGTTCTTCCATGCGCTCCGGCGCTAATCCCTCTGTTGTGTTAGGGGCTTCTAGCTTCTTCCAGTGCCACAGGGTGATGCGGCGCGGTGTGGCTTTCGCCTTTACTTTTAAAAAGCAGATGATGAGGATTTTATTATTTAAAAACTCAATCTTTGCATCTGAAATGATGAACATACCTACTTTTTATAACATTTCATAAGCTTGTGTTATATAGGAGGTGAAAGTTGGAGACCAACTGCAGGAGTCAGGTGAAAATGTTTTTGTTGGTGGCAAGAACCGTTGGAAGTATGCTAATCCTTTGTGCTAGAATTCCCAGCCAATTTCTTTGGTCATGATAAGAGGTTCACAATCTAACAATTCAGTTCATGCATAGGTACTCAACGTTCGTAAATTGGGAGCTATGGTGGCCACAATTTCCTATCTTGGTTTACTTCAAAGAGACCCAAACAAAACCTGAGGGACAGATCCACTTCTTCCCCGTGATATTTGTAAGTACTAATTTAGCCTTCAAGtcgaaaaaaatatttgtttcccAATATCACGGTGTTCAACACAATGTTATGAGCAGAATGGCCAACAACTCTATGATGTCATGGTGGAGCGCGCTGGCGGCCCTAAGTAGTGCTGAATTGCTGATCTTCCCTCAAGATGATGAGCTGAGTTCCATGGCGTTCTGTGGCATCAGTTGACGCTCCAGGAGGCAAAGGCTCCATGCCTTTTTCAACCTACCTGACGTGCGTTCCTCCTATAGCTCTATGCATCACCTTCAAGATGGAATGAATGGATGATTTATTAGCTAGCATTTGCTTCTTCTGTAGATATATTAGAAACTGATGTAATGCAACATCAACGACCCATCTGAGGCAATACATTGGTATTTAATTGGatgtatattttatatttagatGCTATCAACAAGGCATCTCCTGTAGATATATATTTGAAGCTCATGaatgaatttatttttttcaagaaaaacaTTCATGGTGTGTGGTGTCAGATGTCAGTAACGCGGATATCCTGGAGAAGCGGAGCAGGCAGGGGATCTGGGGAAGCAAAAATCGCAGGCTCAGGGCCTGAATGGGGGAAGTGTGATAGCCCCATTTGGCTGCAACGTGAAATGGGCTCTCGTATAGAGTTTGTAGGCTAAATAGAAGTAGTTTCAATATTTTTTAGTGTAACATACttcctctatttttatttacatgtcctATTAGATTTGGCCTAACTTATTTATTTTTaactaaatttatagaaaatattaATAATACCAAATTTATTTCATTGAATCCACCATGTAGTGCAATATGTTGTATAGTAAAGTTAttgctatatttttttatagatttGGTCAAAGCTAGTCGATGACCGTTTGGAGAGAGCGCGCCCCCCACCCACCGGaggcgacagcgccgccgccgcgcctcctccaccgcccgtCGGACGCACCCAGGTCCTCCGCCGCAGCCTGGCCGTCCCCACCCACTTCCAAAGCCCCACGCGCTAGCGCAGCCCCGTTCCATGCCGTCCCCCAAGCGGAATCGCTCCCCACCACGCCGCCCAGATCTGGATCTGACAGCAAGCTCCGAGGATGCTCGGTGGTGTCGGACACGCCGGAGTCCCAGCAAGGTATGCCCACGCCTCCACCACGCTCCTTTGCAGAGGTCGTCAGAGGAGAAGCCCAGCCGGTCTTCAATTCCACTCCGTCCAATGCACCAACCACCAAGCTCAAGTCCGCCATTACGATCCCAGCAAGAAGCAATTACTACCCCGGCTCCAACACGCCACCCCGTCGGGATATAGCTCATCGCGCTCGCGTCTCGGCCGCTCCGGAAGGGACAGCTGCGCGGCGCCACCACGCCCCCCTGCTGCGACAGCTCGCAGCGCCTTCAATTTGCCAGAACCGTCCGCGGAAGAAGGTTGGGTGAAGGTCAAGGGGGGCGTACTGGTGGAGGAAATGCAGGGACTCACTCCGCAACGGCGCCCCGCATTTACGCCGGCACCAACCAAGCCGCTCAAGGGAACAAAACCAGGCAGCGCTGCGAGTCTTCCGGGAGAGAACACACGGGCGCTGCTTCATCTGCCTCGCCCCCGGCCACCGCGCGGCCACCTGCCGCGCCCAGTACTGCTGCTTCGTCTGCAACCGCTCCGGCCACCGCGCACGTGCCTGTGGCCGGGGCCCACCGCACCGCAGTCAACGCCACACGCCGCCGGCCAAGTCAACATCAGGCAACCACCGCGCCAGCCGCAACCGTCTGGCATCATCGCAGCCGGCGACCACCATCCACCGCCGCACTAGCCACAAGGAACTCCCGCCTCCGCCCAAGCCGACGTCGAGGACCAAGATGTCGCGCCTCGGCGACCTTGCCACCAGGCCTGAAGCTGAGGACTGCCTCGTCCAGTCCACCCGCGTCATCGACGACCGTCTGCGCGACTGGGACACTACTGGCGCCGTCACCTGGGCGGTGCACGGCCCGGAGTCCACTGGGCCGGCGGAGGTGGAAGCGGCCATCCGGGAAGAGTTCAACTTGCGGCACGACGAGGTGAAGGTGACCTGCCATTTCCCTGAGTCCTTCCTTATCAAGTTCAAATATGCCCGCCATTGTACGGTGGCCCTGGAGAAAGGCTCGGCGAAACGTCGTGGCATCGAAGTTTTTTTCATCAAGTGGAGAAGCATCCGCGACGCCGAAGGGGTGGCCCTCCTCTTCCGCGTCAAGCTCTGTCTCGACGGCGTCCCGCGACACGCCTGGTCGGCTGAGCTGGCAGAGCGCATCATTAGCCGCACCTGTGCGCTCGAAGGGATCGAGACCAACCTCGACACGCCGGCGGACACGAAGACCATCGATCTGTGGGCCTGGACGGCCAACCCGAGCGCCATCTCCAAGCTGGTCTGGCTCACCTTCACAGGTCGAGCACACGACCCCCACCTGGCTTCCGTGCAGGTCTCCGACACCCCGCCGGAGCGATGGCAGAGAGGGGTCAAGCACCCTGTCATTGTGCCCCTGGAGGAGTTCCAGGACTACACCGCCGCGTCGGTCAACCTCGACAACTGGACCTGCACGCCGACAACGCGCAAGCTGCCGACTTGGCGTCTGGGGGTCGTCGATGGCGAATCGGCCCCTAGGCGGGGGCTGGAGCGGCCGGGTCGGCAACCATCTCCCCTGCGTGCCGGAGAACGCGGTCGCCACGCTGGCCACGACGGCCACGTTGGCGAGCAGCGCCGCAAGGACGGAGAGGACAAGGATCGCCCACGACGGAGCTACAACGACGACCATCACCACTGGTGGAATGTTTGGCGACGCAGGGACGACGACGAACGTGATGGTCGCGGCCGTGACCACGGCGGCAGGCACGGCAGCGAAGGGCGTAAGGGGAGCGACCGCGATGCATACCGCGAGTGGGAGCGCTCCCCTAGACGTCGGAACTGAGGAGGCAGCTCCTCACACGGCGGCAAGAGGCACGAGGCGGCTGTGGACAGCATCTCCCCACATGGCGGCAACAGGCAATTTGTGCCAACGCAGGATGTGGTGCTTCCTCAGCAGCTGCCCAGGCTGATGGATCTACGCTCCAGAGAGGTGATTGAACTGCAATTTCTCTTTCACAATCAGGCTTCAAACATTCAGGAGGCGGCCAGGAACTACCTCAACGGCAATCGGCTTCCCGGCATCCCCGACACGCAAGCCCTGAACAGCCTCTGCAACGACTACATCGCCAAGGCAGCGGCACTTGCAGACAGGCTGCAACTGCTTGGCGCAGAGGAGGAACGGGATGAAGCCTGGTCCGGCATTGGGGGAGCGCAAGGATGTGCTGCGCCGGCTCCTTGTTTGGTTCCGGCGGCGGATGTCTTCCAGCGCATCCTCACCGACCTGCCGCCGGCGGCAACTATGGGAGAGGTGGACGCAGCTCTGCAGCATATGCGCCTGCTCTCAGCCTCCGACATCGACGACATGCTCGAGCGTCCTCCCTCACCAACCCGGGCCACACCTGCGCCACTTGATGGAAGCTTCGTCGGCATGTACCAACGGGCTGGCCACGCACACTCGGCGAACACTGTTCCGGTGCCTAGCGAGCTGGCTGTTGTGCCGGGCACCGGGAACGGAGCGCCGGCGGCTACGGGCGCGAACGAGCTACAGCATAACGAGGGATCGGCTGCCCCAGGAGGCCCGGCACTGGTTGACTGCCTCTCCGTCACCCCGACGCCACCACTGCTGAACCATAACGACATCCCGCAGAATGACAAGGCTCCAACTGGGgacgcgcccacgccgccggcacCAGCAATACCGCCCAAACGTCAGCTGTGCCATCGCGGCTTCGACATGACTGCGGTACGTCGGAGTGCCCGCCTTGCTACTGCTCGACCGATGACAACAATGCAACGTGCTCAAAGAAATCTCTGCCGCAGCTTGGTTTGCTCAATGATGATTTGCTCCCTGTTGAAAATGCGCTACAGGAATTCCTGGCCATGTTCCAGGGTCCGTTACCGCACTACGTTGTTGCTGCGCTGACCGCCGCCTTCAACCTCGACGATGATGGCGCCGAGGAGCTTGATGAAGCGCTCGCTGCTGTCGCTGGGGACGCGATCGATGATCTTCAAGATGAAGCAGCAAACCTCTAGGTGctggcgcaggcggctgcagtCTAAGCGGCGTCTGCAGCATTTATCCCCAGCGCCCAGCCTAGTTTAATGATAGCTAAATCAATGTCAGAATTTTGGTTCAGAGCGGGTTGTCAACGCTCAAAACTGCTTTCGTCCGGCGACTACGCTTTAATCTTGGCTGTAACTCTAAAGGCTGATCTTCATGGCATGTTATGTGCTCCTTTTGCATCTCCCTTTGTCAGCATTTGTGGGCAGCATTCAGCTAGCTTCCAGGGCCACCCACAAAACAGAGCAGCGTCAGGTCACTTGCACCTGCAACAGAGTTAACATCGTGCAACAAATGACAACAACCAATTTAGAAATCTTGTGCTGGAACGTGCGTGGGCTCAACAGAAGAGCGCGCCGGGACACTGTAAGAGAGACAATTACCACCACTTCTTGCCATCTTGCGTGCCTACAGGAAACAAAGTTGCATGACATCGACCAGTTCATGGCGTCCCACTTGGGAGGCCATAGGCTGAACAAGTATGCGTTTAAACCGGCTGGAGGTTTGAGCGGCACGAGAGGTGGAATCTTGTTGCTCTGGAATGACGACTACCTCGATATCTCCAACATTATCATAGGAGAGTTCCATGTCTCAGCAACTGTCTCCCCCACTGAAACTTCTTCGACATTCGTCCTCACAGTTGTCTACGGGCCAACACTCTCATCTAGAAAGCAAGCTTTCCTGCATGAGCTGCAGCAGCTGAAGCCACAGCCTAGGGTGCAGTGGCTTTTACTAGGCGACTTTAACATGATCTACAAGGCAAGTGATAAAAATAATAACCGACTCAACACGAGGCTTATGAGGTGCTTCAGAGAAGCCCTAGACGACTGCGATCTTAGAGAAATTTATCTCCAGAATAGGAAATTCACTTGGAGCAATGAGAGACAAAACCCGACGCAGGCAAAATTAGATCGTGTCTTCTGCAATGAGGAATGGGACACCAACTTCAGCGGCCACGTCCTCCACGCTCTGTCTACATCGCTTTCTGACCACTGCCCTTTACTTCTCTCCAACCAAACTGGACCTAGGCGTCCAAACTCCTTCAAATTTGAAAACTTTTGGATCAAATTGCCGTATTTTCGTGAGGTGGTTGCAGCTGCATGGAACAGCAACTCTCCGCATCATGAGCCATTCCATAAGCCTTACCACAAGCTCCAAGCCACGACCGAGGCTCTTCGTGCCTGGAGCAAACAGCTCATCCCCGACGCCAAACTCCATTTACACATGGCCCTTGAAGTAATCCTTAGATTGGATGAGGCGCAGGAGCACAGACAGCTATCGCCGGAGGAGCAATCTCTACGTAAAAGGCTCAAACTAAGAGTGCAGGGGCTGGCGGTCATTGAGCACGCCCGCCGTAGTCAAGCAGCCCGACTGCGAGAATTAAAATTGGGGGACGCCAACACAAAAATTTTTCACCGGAGAATCAATGCGCGAAGGAGGAAGAACTTCATACAACGTCTCAAGAAGAGAGATGCAGGGTGGGTAACTACACATGAGGAAAAAGCCGCTGAGATACAGTCCCACTTCACGGCGACAATGCAACGCCCACCAGTCCGGCATGCTGACTTCAACTGGGACATCCTTGGTATCCAGCAACACGATCTAAGGGCGCTGGATGATCCTTTCAGTGAACATGAAATAAAGAACGCCATTGACCAGATGCCGGAGGACAAATCACCGGGGCCGGACGGCTTCACCACTGCCTTCCTGAAAGCTTGTTGGGGCATCATCAAGAAGGATATTATGGAAGCGGCTAACGCTTTTCATTGTCTCAGGTTGAATAGTCTGCAACTAATTAACTCAGCCAACATAATTCTCATCCCCAAAAAAGATGGCGCCGACACTGTAGGAGACTTCTGGCCAATAAGTCTCATTCACTCCTTCATCAAAGTCATAACCAAAACTCTTGCACTCAGACTACAGAAATACATGCCCTCCATCGTGTCACAGTGTCAGAGTGCTTTTATCAAAACAAGGAGCATACATGACAACTTCATGGCGGCGAGGACAGCTGCACGACGGTATCACAGAAACAAGACCCCCGCTTTATTCCTTAAacttgacatcaccaaagcgtTTGACTTGGTTCGTTGGGAGTATCTTCTTAACCTACTCCAACATCTTGGTTTCCCGCAGCGCTGGAGGGATTGGATTGCTGCACTTTTATCCACCTCCACTTCATGTGTTTTCCTCAAAGGGGTACCCAATCCGCCGATTCATCATGGAAGAGGTCTACGACAAGGCGACCCTCTTTCGCCGCTTCTATTTGTCCTTGCAATTGACCCTTTGCAGAGAATTCTCGAATTGGCTACTGAGATGGGTGCGCTTACCAAACTGAGGGGTAAAGGCCCGCACTTGCGCATCTCCATGTATGCGGATGATGCCGCCCTCTTCGTCGCTCCGTTGCAGGATGAGGTCCGCACTCTAGCCAATATTCTCAACTCCTTTGGCGAAGTGACTGGGCTCAAAACAAATTTCTAGAAATCGACAGTCATCCCCATATGTTGCCAAGGTATTGATCTAAGTCCAGTACTCATCGGCCTCGCGGCAAAAAGAGCAAGTTTCCCAAATAGATACCTGGGCCTACCTCTGTCAACGACAAGACTGAAAAGTGTTGACTTCCAACCGGTAGTGGATAAAATGACAGGTAAGCTGAATGCGTGGAACGGCCGCAATGTGAGTATGGCAAGGAGGCTCACACTTGTGAAGTCGGTTTTGACCTCACAGGCAATACATCTCCTTTCAGCCCTGCGTGTGCCAAAAGAAATACTCAAGCTCATTGACAATAAACGAAAACAATTTCTATGGGCGGGCAACGATGTGCTGACAGGTGGAAAATGCAATGTCAATTGGCTTAGAGCGGCAAGGTCAAAAAAAGGGGGAGGTCTGGGTAATCCTTCACTTGGGCAAATTCTCAAGAGCCTTGAGACTGCGTTGGCTTTGGAAGCAATGTAAGAAGGAAATTGGCCAATGGTTGGACTCCGAAACTCCATGCACAAGCACAGATAAACAGCTATTTGCGGCAGCAACAACTCCATAGGTAACGGTGAAAATATTTCCTTCTGGGAAAGTGCCTGGCTTCAGGGCCGCAGACAAAGGGACATTGCACCAACAGTCTTCAGCATCTCAAGAAGAAAGAACAGAAGCCTCCGAGCTGCGCTTTTGAATAGCAACTGGGTGCGTGACCTTAATTTTCATAATGCACATTTCTCACCGGCTCATTTCAGGGAATATTGCGACCTTTGGCATCAAGTGAGCCAAACAAGGCTACATCAAGATATCCCAGACAACATTACTTGGAAGCTCACTGCAGATGGTACTTTCAGAACAAAGTCGGCCTATGAGGCACAATTCGTTGGATCTTCCGCCACTAGCTTTGATAACCTCATCTGGAAGATTTGGGCGCCGCCGAAATGCAAAATGTTTAGCTGGCTGGCCATCCAAAACAGGATTTGGACGGCCGATCGTCTTGCAGCAAGGGGATGGCCGCACAACACTAATTGTGTTTTATGCCGCGCAACACAAGAAACAGGGATCCATCTCTTTGTAGATTGCCGCTTTGTGAAGAGAATTTGGGATGCTATGGCCACCTGGGCCAAAGTCGAGGGACTTAGACCGGCAGCTGGGCAGCCTTTCCAATCAGTGGAGGATTGGTGGACCATATTAGCGCAACTACCTTCAAACGACGGCCGGCGCCAATCACTTGACCGCGATCTTGGCTTAGCGGGAGACTCTTTCTCTCTTtggttttttctttcttttggccGGACGATTTTCTACTTTTTTTGAAGACATGTGCTTGGGCTTTTACTGTGCAAACTTTTAGTTGTTGCCCGTCGGGCACCCTCCTTTTTAATATAGCGGGTAGCTCTCctgccggtttgt is drawn from Panicum virgatum strain AP13 chromosome 1N, P.virgatum_v5, whole genome shotgun sequence and contains these coding sequences:
- the LOC120655371 gene encoding uncharacterized protein LOC120655371: MATTLSLSSPLFLTAPARARDVISYGVASASSSWSTANALGKGYLARVHDHGQKRRMAIVSVIGRKSRTRETVVPDPDYRLPIAILGIAGAFAYADNLLAAAPVGLLGLLLLFQTTRVRFVFDNEALEVKVGDQLQESGENVFVGGKNRWKYSTFVNWELWWPQFPILVYFKETQTKPEGQIHFFPVIFNGQQLYDVMVERAGGPK
- the LOC120655372 gene encoding uncharacterized protein LOC120655372; the encoded protein is MDLRSREVIELQFLFHNQASNIQEAARNYLNGNRLPGIPDTQALNSLCNDYIAKAAALADRLQLLGAEEERDEAWSGIGGAQGCAAPAPCLVPAADVFQRILTDLPPAATMGEVDAALQHMRLLSASDIDDMLERPPSPTRATPAPLDGSFVGMYQRAGHAHSANTVPVPSELAVVPGTGNGAPAATGANELQHNEGSAAPGGPALVDCLSVTPTPPLLNHNDIPQNDKAPTGDAPTPPAPAIPPKRQLCHRGFDMTAEFLAMFQGPLPHYVVAALTAAFNLDDDGAEELDEALAAVAGDAIDDLQDEAANL